The genomic segment TTGATGATTTCGGCGAAAGTGAGAGTGGGCTTTGATAAAGCACGCGCTAAAGAAGGGCAGTGGCTGGTGACAAATCATGCCGTCGAACCCTTGGCAACCCCTCATGTGTTAGAAGGGTTTATGGGGTTTGCTAAAACCATTGGTGTGAAAGACTTATCGCCGAAGTGGAACATTCCAGTATTAGAGTCAGATAGCGAGTTTGCAAGTGAGCTGATTACTGAAACTGAAAAAGTGCTAGTCATTTGCCCTGCAGCAAGTAAAGCAGAACGTAATTGGTTACCAGAGCGTTATGCTGCAGTGGCTGATCATGCCGTATCAAAAGGCTATCGGGTCATATTGTGTGGCGGCCCTAGTCAGCTCGAAGTTGATTTAGCGGCATCAATTAACCATTTTGCCTCGCAATCGATAGAAAACAAGGTGGGGCAAACTACACTGACTCAATTATTAGCCGTGTTAAATAGGGCCTCTATAGTGATTGCTCCTGATACCGGCCCTGCTCATATGGCCGTTACTCAAGGCACCCCAGTGATAGGGTTATACGCACACTCTAACCCTGGGCGAACTGGGCCATATATGTCCTTAATGCAAGTGGTGAGTGTGTATGATGAAGTGATTCGTCAGCAATTCCCTAACATGACGATCCCTTGGGGAAAACGGGCCAAAGGGGATGACTTGATGAGCTTGATAAGCGTTGAGAAAGTGATTCAGCAGTTTGATAGTATGACTTAGCAATCTAATGATTGCTAAGTATCTACTTTAAATTAAATTTATAGCCACTTTCTACCAATTGTAGGCTTACCAATTGAGTTTAAAATGTTTTGAGGTGCATCGCTTTTTTGCGAGAAGTTTAGTAAATAAATTCCATGCATTCAATTTTATTGACGCTTCTCTTCTGGAGAGACATTATCTGAATATAATTGGCAGTAATTATCCACATAACGAACTTCACAACGTGGGCACTTAATACGATACCTTTGCCAGAGTAAAGAATAAAGCTGGCTTTTGATAACCTTTGTTTAAGAGTTATGTCACTTATAAGTCTCTATCACACGGCACAGCAATAAATGTTGTGTGTTGTTAATGTGACAGAGGCAAGGACATCAATATTTGTGTTGAGGGTGAAAAAGCCCAAAAACCGCGCTTAAAAAAGGAATTGGAAGTTTAGATTTTCTGTGTTGTTTAAGCATGTACCAGTGCCATGACTGCTGCTTAAACTCAAGCTTGTCTTGTTCAGATAATTCGTTTGAAAAAAAGTCACAATAATCAATAATATATTTTAGTTCACGCATAGGTATTTTTTCGCGATACCCCCTGCCTGCATAATGAATGAAGCTCGCTTCTTTATAGCCTTCTAAGCCAAGTAGAGGCATTCTATTAAATGATTTATCGATACAGTGGTACTTAATTTTCTCTCGAAAAATAAGATAGTTTATGTAAGTTTGGTCGTAAAATTTTACCTCGTTACACACCTTTTGCATCTCTTCTGCACTTGCATTGATAAATAAGTTTGATTGTTTAGAAACTAAAATCATACCAGAGTTAAAGTACACCATTGCATCATCAAGAGTAGGCCAGTCTACTTCACCTAAAATACTACTGATTTTGTTGGCATGTTCAGAGCGATCTTTATAAGCCCCTTCATTGAACATATATACAGTCTCTAAAGAATTGTATTGTTCAAATATATTTTCCGCCCAAGGTGTAATAATCATATCGGCGTCGATATATAGCACTCTATCGTATTCTTTTAATAACTCGGCTATATATAACTTTTCAGACCAAGCTGGACTTGCATCGTAGTATTTATTTTTAACGTTAAGCTGATAATGTAGCTCGTTTGAAACAATCAAATCAGCACCAACTTTGTCAGCGTAGGAACTGAAACTATCGATGGCGGCGCGATACATTGGGTTATCGCCTATGGCGAGAGTAAATATTGCTATTTTCATCTTGATTTGTTTTTAACCCTTAATATTTAGTGAACCATTGTTAGATATTGCTGGTAAACGGCTTCAACATTGATATCTGACACATGGCCCTTACCTTCAGTTGCATATAATACGTGAGACTGTTTACTTGCTGGCGGAGCCCAATAGGGCTTTTTAGATCTCATCATAGAAATTAAAGGGCGTTTAGCTGCAAATGCAAAATGCAAAATAGCTGTATCGACGGTGATGACAAAGTCTGAAAGAGAGATCAGTGATGGTAATTCAAAGAAGTGATCTTCTACTGTGAATACGACGACTTGAAAAGAAGTCTGGGATGTAAATTCATTTACTTTTTGCACCGTTTCATCAAAATTCTCTTTAGTAACATTAATAATGAAGCGCCCGTCAGTTGACACTTTTGCAAGTAAAGTTATTAATTCAAAGAGTTGTGATAAGTGCCAATCTTTTTTGGTATTTGTCGATAAATGATTGAGGAAATATAACTTTCCTTGTCTATCCTGGTTATTAAATTTATTTAATAACCATTTTTTACTCACACTATCCATTTGATTTGGTATGTCTAGAGTTGGCATAAATTGTGATTTATCGAGTGTAACGTTACATATTTTATTGAAAACGGCATAAAACCTATCAGTAATATGATGATTTTTATCTAGTTCACTAGTATCTAGCGCAATAACGTGATCACTATGCCTAAAAATCAAGCGATTAAACAATCCATTGTAAGGTTGCTTAGTGATACTTGAAACAATGAATGCTTTTGGTGCTATTTCTCTTGCTATTTGTGAATAACGAGCACTTTTACTTGCTGAATGGCAGATAATAATGTCGTAGTCATTAGCTTTAGCTTGTTGGATCTGTGCTTGATGATCTGAAGTCGATTTAGTACAACCGTAGCTGATATTAAACGAGGAGTCTGAAGCTATCCATTGTTGCAAAATTGCGCTTCTAGATAACCGCCAACTTGTGTCTGTACAACGGTTATCGTCTAGCCAAATATCCAATGTGATATGCGGATTTTGAGCTTTAAGAGCAATTAAAAATGTTTTTAGATATAGAAAGTCACCTAATGCTAGTGGCGACATGAATAACATTCGCTGACAAGATTGTAATTGTGATGCAGAGATAATAGCCATATTTTTATTCATATATTATTGAATCAACCGTTCAATAATTCCTATGTAAGTAAACCAGTTAACGAATTTATCAATTGTGGTAATTCTTTACGCTGATTGAAAATTCTCAAGGTATTCAACGATCCGCTTTGATGCGTTTCCATCTGTGGGGCCAACATGTTCATCCGTATATTTTTGCCTATTGGCTTCGTACTGTTCTGGGTGGGCTAATTGTTGTGGAATAGCAGAAATCAACTCAGAATATTTGTTTACATGTAACCCTATATCGCTATAAAGCACATTATCTTTACCGAAGCGCTTTACAAAACGAAAGTGAAAAATGCCGCGATATGACCATTTGAGTTTAAAAAAATTGCATACGATAACCGGTTTTGCCAATGCGGAAAACTCGAATAAAGTACTGGATGCTTCACTGAGTAAAATATCTGCATTCTGCATAAAAGGGAGCAGTGAAATATCTTCAGCAGAAGCAACATATACATTACTAAATGCTGACCATTTCTTTAATTTTAGCTGTTGATTTTTGAATTTATCTCTCATCTGGGTTAACGAATGAGGTTTAATAAGAATATTGTAATCAGCAAAATCTTTCGGCCAATTATCAGGAAAACACTCTAAGGAGCTCGGATTAAATGTCGGAGCGTACAGAATCGTTTTCTTATTACTATCTAGACCTATTTTGTCTAAATCTAACCCAGGCTCTTGATGATTAATAATTGGGTCTAATTTTGAAAATCCGACCTGAACAAAGTTATCGTCAGGGTAAAACTCTTTGATTTTGGCTAATCGCAACGACCCTTCAATAAATCTTACTGTCATCGGAGTGATAGATTTATGGTAATAAGAAGGTTTAGGACCTATACCGTGGCCAAGTTGAGCCGTTTTTGAGTACTGATGGATACTGTCGAGATAAGTACATTTATTACCGAAGAAAATCCAGTCAGGTTTTTGAGTGAGGTAGAGTGTTTCTGCTTCACTATCATCATTAACCCAAAGACACTCTAAATCTAATTGATTAAAAATTTGCTGAACGACATCCTTCTCATTGCGCTCATGATAACAAACGAGATTAACAGAATGACCTTGCTTTTTTAATTCTTGAATAATAGGAACGTACTGGGGAAGATAATACACATTGAGAGTATCGAAAAAAATTAGCATGATATTCCTATTAATTATGCTTCAAAGATGTTTACAGTGTTTAATTATATGTTAGTTAATCTTAAGCAATCAAATTCCAACTACCGATTTGTTACATTGGTACTTTCAAACAGACTAACTCGTAGACGGCTTTACAATATTGAACTAAAATGTTTCCCACAATTCTACTGTGTACTGAATTCATGCCTCAAGTAACGCTTAAAAAATTTGCCTACCCTGAAAGTCTTATTAAATCTTATCAGCACTGGGATTTATTACTCAGACCTGAACAACCAACATTAGGTTCAATGGTGTTGATATGTAAAGAGAGTGTGCATCAATATTCTTCGATTTCAAAAGAAGCTGCTGACGAACAGTCACTAATCATCTCTGATATCGAAAGAGTGCTAAAAAAGCGTTTTGATTATACAAAAATTAACTACTTGATGCTGATGATGGCCGACCCTGACGTACATTTTCATGTGATACCACGTTATGAGTCACCTGTTGAATTCTGTGACAAAGTGTTTACTGATAAACAATGGCCGAACCAGCCGAGTCTTGCTAATGAATTGCAACTTGATGATATTTATCAGCAAGAGTTATTAAAAACCCTCAAAAGTGACTTCATTTCTCTTGAGTCAAAAGAGACAACGAAGAAGTATCGACGAATGTATACATCTGGGTGTTTCGATATTTTTCATCAAGGTCATTTGAATATTCTAAAGAAAACCAAAGAGCTGTGCGATTATCTTATCGTTGGAGTGTCTACCGATGAGGTGATAATTAATTCCAAAGGTCGCCCTCCGATTATTCCATTTGAAGAACGGATTTCGATTCTGGAAGCCAACCGCTACGTTGATGAAGTGATCCCTCAGGTTGATAAGAATAAGCAGGCAGTAGTTGATCAATATAATATTGATGCAATATCAGTTGGTTCAGATTGGAAAGGGAAATATCCACCAGTTACGTGTGAAATGGTTTATTTTGATTACACGCCTAATGTTAGTTCAACCGTGTTAAAGCAAAAATTAAATATCACGCCAAAGTAGAGTATTACAGACAAAATGAAGAACCATCAATGAGTCGCTTTTTGACTGTGTAGAATATTATATAGATAAGCCCAAGGATGGTAGAAGAGACATTATGCAGTTTAAAGTGTTTGTAATAAATCTTGATAAAAGCACCGAAAGAATGGCTTTTATGCGTCAACAGCTAGAACTACTCAATATCGACTATGAAAGAGTACCGGCTGTATATGGCAAAGACCTAGATGATGCTGAAATCCACACTGTCTTCAATGAAAAAGCGAATCTTGCAAAGTACGATAAAGTGCTTAATGTGGGTGAAATTGGCTGTTATCTGAGCCATATAAACTGCTGGAACATGATGGTGTCGCAAGGGTTAGATTTTGCGCTTATTCTAGAGGATGACTCAGTGCTTAACCCTGAGTTACTCTCACTGATACAGAGCATTAGCCAATTACCTTCTTCATGGGATTATATTAAGTTATGTCATGGTCGAAAGCAGAAAAAAGTCATTGATAGTATTGAGTTAACAGAGCTATTTTCATTGTCGACCTGTTTAAAGTTACCGTCTTCCACTCGCGGGCAATTTGTATCGATATCAGGGGCCCAAAAGTTATTAGCTAGCGCTACTCCGATTACGAGGCCAATTGATATCGATATACAGTATTGGTATGAAAAATCATTAGCTTGCTATGTCGTTAAACCCTTTCCGGTATTAGAGGCTGATTTTGAAAGTGAAATCTGCACTTTAGAAAATAGAAATAATGCTAAAAAACATCCTGTGAGACGTATTTGGCAAAAGGTGTGTTTTGAAGCTAACGTGCGGATAAATAGAAATAAGTTACCTGATATTAATCAGTTAAAGCGTTAAATATTAATGTTTTTACTTTAAAAGCGACAATAGCAATATTGTCGCTTTTTTTGATTCTTGTGGCTGTGATTTTTAGTCGATAAACAAGATTTAATGACAAGCTTTAGAAGGTAAGCTTTTTATGACATCAACCCAAGCCCGAGACCATTGCGCTTGCGAGCAGACGTGTTTAATTGACTCATATCCATTGATTGCCAGCTGTTGAGTTTGGTTTATATCATTAATTGCTCGGTAAATAACCCGTTCAAACTCATTAGTATTAGGCATAACCAAATGGCCGTTATAGCCGTCGATAATTAAGTTTGAAAGGCCTCCTACATTGCTGCTTATTACCAAACAGCCCGCTGCCATAGCTTCAATCATGGACAATGATGTGCCTTCTGAACCTAAGGTTGGAATAACCGCTATATGATGTTGCTGGTGGATGTGAAAACTTTCTTGGGCTTGATACT from the Shewanella japonica genome contains:
- a CDS encoding glycosyltransferase family 9 protein encodes the protein MKADFSSMKSLCLLRLSAIGDVCHAVAMVQAIQRQYPDLAVTWVIGKVEYQLLKHLPDIRFVIFDKSQGWRSYGKLRQDLAGQRFDVLLHMQVALRATIASLMISAKVRVGFDKARAKEGQWLVTNHAVEPLATPHVLEGFMGFAKTIGVKDLSPKWNIPVLESDSEFASELITETEKVLVICPAASKAERNWLPERYAAVADHAVSKGYRVILCGGPSQLEVDLAASINHFASQSIENKVGQTTLTQLLAVLNRASIVIAPDTGPAHMAVTQGTPVIGLYAHSNPGRTGPYMSLMQVVSVYDEVIRQQFPNMTIPWGKRAKGDDLMSLISVEKVIQQFDSMT
- a CDS encoding glycosyltransferase, producing MKIAIFTLAIGDNPMYRAAIDSFSSYADKVGADLIVSNELHYQLNVKNKYYDASPAWSEKLYIAELLKEYDRVLYIDADMIITPWAENIFEQYNSLETVYMFNEGAYKDRSEHANKISSILGEVDWPTLDDAMVYFNSGMILVSKQSNLFINASAEEMQKVCNEVKFYDQTYINYLIFREKIKYHCIDKSFNRMPLLGLEGYKEASFIHYAGRGYREKIPMRELKYIIDYCDFFSNELSEQDKLEFKQQSWHWYMLKQHRKSKLPIPFLSAVFGLFHPQHKY
- a CDS encoding glycosyltransferase family 25 protein; the protein is MQFKVFVINLDKSTERMAFMRQQLELLNIDYERVPAVYGKDLDDAEIHTVFNEKANLAKYDKVLNVGEIGCYLSHINCWNMMVSQGLDFALILEDDSVLNPELLSLIQSISQLPSSWDYIKLCHGRKQKKVIDSIELTELFSLSTCLKLPSSTRGQFVSISGAQKLLASATPITRPIDIDIQYWYEKSLACYVVKPFPVLEADFESEICTLENRNNAKKHPVRRIWQKVCFEANVRINRNKLPDINQLKR
- a CDS encoding adenylyltransferase/cytidyltransferase family protein, with the protein product MFPTILLCTEFMPQVTLKKFAYPESLIKSYQHWDLLLRPEQPTLGSMVLICKESVHQYSSISKEAADEQSLIISDIERVLKKRFDYTKINYLMLMMADPDVHFHVIPRYESPVEFCDKVFTDKQWPNQPSLANELQLDDIYQQELLKTLKSDFISLESKETTKKYRRMYTSGCFDIFHQGHLNILKKTKELCDYLIVGVSTDEVIINSKGRPPIIPFEERISILEANRYVDEVIPQVDKNKQAVVDQYNIDAISVGSDWKGKYPPVTCEMVYFDYTPNVSSTVLKQKLNITPK
- a CDS encoding CDP-glycerol glycerophosphotransferase family protein, with protein sequence MLIFFDTLNVYYLPQYVPIIQELKKQGHSVNLVCYHERNEKDVVQQIFNQLDLECLWVNDDSEAETLYLTQKPDWIFFGNKCTYLDSIHQYSKTAQLGHGIGPKPSYYHKSITPMTVRFIEGSLRLAKIKEFYPDDNFVQVGFSKLDPIINHQEPGLDLDKIGLDSNKKTILYAPTFNPSSLECFPDNWPKDFADYNILIKPHSLTQMRDKFKNQQLKLKKWSAFSNVYVASAEDISLLPFMQNADILLSEASSTLFEFSALAKPVIVCNFFKLKWSYRGIFHFRFVKRFGKDNVLYSDIGLHVNKYSELISAIPQQLAHPEQYEANRQKYTDEHVGPTDGNASKRIVEYLENFQSA
- a CDS encoding glycosyltransferase family 9 protein; this encodes MNKNMAIISASQLQSCQRMLFMSPLALGDFLYLKTFLIALKAQNPHITLDIWLDDNRCTDTSWRLSRSAILQQWIASDSSFNISYGCTKSTSDHQAQIQQAKANDYDIIICHSASKSARYSQIAREIAPKAFIVSSITKQPYNGLFNRLIFRHSDHVIALDTSELDKNHHITDRFYAVFNKICNVTLDKSQFMPTLDIPNQMDSVSKKWLLNKFNNQDRQGKLYFLNHLSTNTKKDWHLSQLFELITLLAKVSTDGRFIINVTKENFDETVQKVNEFTSQTSFQVVVFTVEDHFFELPSLISLSDFVITVDTAILHFAFAAKRPLISMMRSKKPYWAPPASKQSHVLYATEGKGHVSDINVEAVYQQYLTMVH